Part of the Labilibaculum antarcticum genome, TGGATACGGACAGGCGATTGTTGAGGAATTGGGTAAATTTGCTGGTGTTCCAGTTTGGAATGGCTTAACAGATGAGTTTCATCCGACTCAGATTTTAGCGGACTTTTTAACTATGACGGAGCATTCTGATAAGCCATTGAATCAAGTTTCTTTTGCATATTTAGGTGATGCTCGTAATAACATGGCTAACTCTCTAATGGTTGGTGCTGCTAAAATGGGTATGGATGTGAGAATTGTTGGACCCGCTAATCTTCAGCCAGAAGAAGAGTTGGTTGCTCAATGTATGGAGATTGCTAAAGAAACAGGTGCTGTTATCACAATTACTGATGATGCTAAAGCAGGTGTTAAGGGATGTGATTTCCTTTATACTGATGTTTGGGTGTCAATGGGTGAGCCAGATAAAGTATGGGAAGAAAGAATAAGTATTCTTAAGCCATATCAAATTAATGCTGATTTGATGGGCGCGACAGGAAACGATAAGTGTAAATTTATGCATTGTTTACCTGCTTACCACAATAGACAAACTAAGGTTGGAGAAGAAGTTTTTCAGAAGTTTGGTATGGATGGCGTTGAGGTTACTGAAGAAGTTTTTGAGTCTCCTGCGTCTATTGTATTTGATGAAGCTGAGAATCGTTTGCATACTATTAAAGCGGTAATGGTTGCTACTTTAGGAGCATAGGTATAAAATAATCACTAAAAAGGGCGACTTCTTAGTCGCCATTTTTGTTGTTGTTATGTGTTTTAGATTCACGTCATTACTCTGATTGGATACTGTTTGTATCTTTTCTAGTTTTTGATGTATGTTAAGTTTTGTGTTTTTGTGAAGGCTTTTGAGGAAATATTGCGTTTGTTGAGTTCTCTTTTGAAATCACAACCGCCACAGCTTCCGCCACAGCTTGATTTTTGCTTCAGAAACAACTTTAAGAACTGATAAAAGGTATATCCGAATGCAAAAAATACAATAATATAAGTTGATACTAATTGAAAGCTCATAGTCTTAAAGTATTAAATTACCGGTTTGATAGATAATGAATGAAACTAACCAAGCCAATCCTGTAGTATAGAACACTACAAAAGCGGCCCATTTCCAATTTGCTTCTTTAACGATAGTGACTATTACGGCCACGCAAGGGAAATATATCAGTATAAATAAAAGGAATGAGAGAGCAGATAGACTGGAAAAGACATTTTCTCCTGTTCGATAACTACCAATAAATTTCTGTTCTTTTAATTTTGTTCGTAAACCTTCACTGGTTTCGCTTGCACCTTCTCCTTCCTGATACAAAACACCCATAGTACTTACAACAACCTCTTTAGCGGCAATCCCAGTTAGTATACTTACTGTCATCTTCCAGTCGAAACCTAATGGATGAAATGCAGGTGCAACAAATTGACCAATTTGACCGATATAGGATTTTTGTTGTTTTTCTTCAAGTTTAAGATTTTTGAGTTTTAGAACCTCCGACTTTTTTTCAACTAATAACTGATTTGTGTAGGTTTCGTCATTTTGTTGAGAGTTGTTTATCTGATTGTCGTATTCCTGAGAGGTTTCAATAATCATTTTATCGTAATCTTTCGAGAAGTTAACCTCTCTTGGGAAATATCCTAAAGCCCAAATCAGAATCGAAGCCAAGAGGATAACTCCTCCCATTTTCTGTAAATACTGAGCTCCTTTATTCCACATGTGAATTAAGGTTGACTTCAATGTCGGAAGTCGATATGGCGGTAGTTCCATCACGAATGGAGCTTCCTTGGATCTGAAAAAACTTGCCTTAAATACCTTTGCAAAGATAATAGCAAGAGCTATTCCAAAAGTGTAAATACCAAATAGTACTAGAGTTGCATTTTCAGGGAAAAATGTTCCAATAATCAATATGTAAATGGGTAGTCTGGCACTGCAGGACATGAATGGGGTAATCAGCATTGTAAGTATTCTGTCATTCCTGTTTTCGAGTGTTCGTGTTGCCATTAGGGCCGGCACATTACATCCAAATCCCATTATTAATGGAATGAAAGATTTTCCATGCAATCCTATTTTATGCATTAGCTTATCCATGATAAAGGCAGCCCTGGCCATATATCCTGTGTCTTCCATAAACGAAATAAAGAAGAATAAAATCAGAATGTTTGGGAGAAAAACAATAACTCCTCCAACACCACCAATTATTCCGTCTACGAATAAATCTTTTAACGGACCTTCGGGCATGAATTGTTCAATTAATCCTGCGAAAGCATTTACACCCATATCTATCCAATGCATTGGGTATTCGCCCAAATTAAAAGTAGCATAGAATGTTAAAAACATAAACACGAAAAAAATCGGAAAACTAAATAATTTGTGAGTGATAAATGTATCTATTATTGTGGTTTTCCGTCTTCTTTTTATTGGACTCTCTTTGTAAGTTTCTTTTAACGCTCCATCAATAAATCCGTACTTTGAATCGGTGATAACTGTTTCGCATACCTCTCCAAATTCTTTTTCAATTTTTTGAATTTCTTCTTTTACTGTCTTTTTTATATTGAAATGATGATCACTTTCCTGAACCAAATGCCGAGCACTCTTATCTCCTTCTAATAGCTTGATTGATAGAAATCTTGGGGAGGTTTTTGTGCAGATCTTAGGATCTTTTTTCATTTCTTGTTGGATCCTGGCAAGGGATCTTTCAACAAACTTGCCATAATTAACGTGAATGTGACGTACGATTGGATCTTTGTCTTCGTACACATTAATCACTTTGTCGAATAGTTTTTTTATACCAGTACCTTTGGGGCTTACTGTTGGGATAATTGGGATGCCAAGCATTTTCGCAAGAGCCTTGAACTTGAGTACAGCACCTTTTTGTTCCAGTTCATCGTACATGTTAAGGGCAATAATCACCTTTATATCCATGTCGATTAACTGTGTTGTTAGATATAGATTTCTCTCCAGATTAGATGCATCAATCACGTTAATTACCACATCCGGCTTTTCGTTCATGATGTATTTTCGCACAAATAATTCTTCAGGAGAGTAAGCTGTTAAGGAGTATGTGCCCGGAAGATCGGTAATGTTAAAGTGATAACCATTCTGTTTTACTTTGGCTTGTTTCGCATCTACCGTTACTCCACTGTAATTACCTACATGCTCTTTCGATCCGGAAGCATAATTAAAGAGAGTTGTTTTTCCCGAATTTGGATTTCCAACCAAAGCAATGTGTATTTTTTTCCCTTTTTCTTTTGCTGATGTTTTAAGGATATCGTCACCAATAGTTCCTTCGAATCCATTTATTTTGATGCTTTTAGCCTCTTCTTTAGTGATCACTTCAATTAATGAGGCTTCGCTTCTTCTTAATGAAACTTCGTAGCCCATTATTTGATATTCCACAGGATCTTTGAGAGGTGCATTTTTAATAACAGTCACCTTCTTGCCCTTTACGAATCCCATTTCGGTAATTCTTTTCCGAAAGGCACCATGTCCCTGAACTTTTATAATAATTCCTTCTTGAGTATCAGATAATTCGGAAAGCTTCATTCTTAGTTATATAATAAATGATACCATATGGTATCTGCTTATTGCAATTTGATAATACTTTAATTCTTGTTTTTCTTTACACATGTCAAACGTATAGGAAAAACAGATGATTTACAATCGCTATTAGTAGGTATTTTGATCTGCTAATAGGGACTAGTCTTGATTTATTATTTTCTACATTTAATTTAATCTAAATTAAAGCAAAAGTAAATATTTTGGGGTAAACTGTGGCTAATTAGTTTTCTTTTTACTGATATAAATTAAATTTGGACAAAAAAAAAGCTGCCACAAAGGACAGCTTTAAAATGTATTGGAACTATTATTCGGTTAAATCTTCAAATTCTACATTTGTGAAGGATTCTGATTCAACACCCTCGAGTATATTTTCTGGCACCATATATTCTGAATCCAAGAAAGTTTCTTCATTATTTTCTTTTTCTGCATTCGCAGATTTGATAAATTCAATTGCTCCTAAGAGACCTCCAGAGAATTTATCAAAGTCTTCTTTATATAGGAAGATTTTATGCTTTTCGAAGGAGAAATTCCCTTCCTTGTCGTAACGTTTTTTACTTTCAGTGATTGTTAAGTAATAGTCGTTTTTTTTTGTTGCTTTAACATCAAAAAAATAAGTCCTTTTCCCCGCTCTAACCGCTTCAGTATAGATTTCATCGCGATTATGTTTTTCAAATCCTTCCTTTTTTTCGTAACCTTCCATTTGAAATAATTTGTTATTTATTTTGATTTTATATATTCAAAAATAAAAAAATATACCTACTAATTATAATAAATATGTATTTTATTGAGGAAAATGTGGTTATTTAAAATGAGTATGCAAACCTTTTCAGACTATGTGTATTTATTTCACTTACTATTAATATGTAAAGTCTTTTTATTTGGGGTGTTAAATATTTTATTCAAATTGTTGATTTTCTCTTGTTCGCAAGTAAAAAAAGCCTATTTTTGCGGCGAGATTAATATAATTGATAAGTTCTTTAAACGTATGATTAGTAGAAGATTGCTTCGTGTTAAGGTGTTACAAATTCTGTATGCCTATTATAAAAATCAAGATCGCACAATAGCTAAAGCCGAAAAGGAATTGTTCTTTAGTGTCGGGAAAGCTTACGATTTGTATCATTATTTACTTCTACTTATTGTGGATGTTGCTTTTGTTTCTGAAAAGAAGATTGATAAATTAAGAGACAAAATTGTTCCATCTCATGAGGATCTAAATCCCAACACAAGATTTATTGACAATGCTGTAATAAAGCAGTTAGCGAATAACATTCAGTTGAGTAGCTATTCTAATACGAACACCATAAATTGGGATGATCAGGAGGATTACGTTCGGATTTTGCGCGAAAAATTGATTAGCTCAGACTTGTATCAGGAATATATGAACGCACCTGAATGTACCTATGCAAGAGATAAGAAATTTGTTGAGAAATTTTATACTCATATTATTGCTGCAGATGAGGATTTTTATGGTGTGATGGAAGAAAAGAGCATCTATTGGAATGATGAGATCGAGTTCATTATTAGTATGGTTGCAAGAACAATAAAAGGTTTCACTAAAGATGACGATACTCATACTTCATTAATGCCTTTGTTTAAAGATCGTGACGATGAGGAGTTTATGAAAACTTTGTTCCGCAAGGCTATTATAAATCATCCTGAACATCAGGGATTAATTGAGGCTAATACTAAAAATTGGGATTTGGAGCGTATTGCATACATGGATATTTTAATCATGGAGTTAGCTCTTACTGAAATAAAAGAATTCTCAAGTGTTCCGGTTAAAGTGAGTTTTAACGAATATCTTGAAATTGCGAAGTTCTATAGTACAGCTAATAGTAGTACTTTTATTAATGGTATTCTGGATAAAATGGTACAGGAACTAAAAGCCAATGGTACCGTTAAAAAAGTAGGTAGAGGCTTAATTGAAGGGAAATAGAATTAAACGGACTATTATATAGAATGCGCTTATCTTAGGGTAATGCGCATTTTTTATTTTATTGCACTTCGCAAATATTCTTCCATTAAAATTCACTACTTTCGAAAATCAATATGTTTGAAAAATAATGAAGAAAATAATTCTTTTTAAA contains:
- the argF gene encoding ornithine carbamoyltransferase; its protein translation is MAFNLRNRNFLKLLDFTPKEMQYMLDLARDLKRAKYAGTEVQTMKGKNIALIFEKSSTRTRCAFEAAAYDQGAHVTYLGPSGSQIGVKESMADTARVLGRMYDGIEYRGYGQAIVEELGKFAGVPVWNGLTDEFHPTQILADFLTMTEHSDKPLNQVSFAYLGDARNNMANSLMVGAAKMGMDVRIVGPANLQPEEELVAQCMEIAKETGAVITITDDAKAGVKGCDFLYTDVWVSMGEPDKVWEERISILKPYQINADLMGATGNDKCKFMHCLPAYHNRQTKVGEEVFQKFGMDGVEVTEEVFESPASIVFDEAENRLHTIKAVMVATLGA
- a CDS encoding FeoB-associated Cys-rich membrane protein codes for the protein MSFQLVSTYIIVFFAFGYTFYQFLKLFLKQKSSCGGSCGGCDFKRELNKRNISSKAFTKTQNLTYIKN
- the feoB gene encoding ferrous iron transport protein B → MKLSELSDTQEGIIIKVQGHGAFRKRITEMGFVKGKKVTVIKNAPLKDPVEYQIMGYEVSLRRSEASLIEVITKEEAKSIKINGFEGTIGDDILKTSAKEKGKKIHIALVGNPNSGKTTLFNYASGSKEHVGNYSGVTVDAKQAKVKQNGYHFNITDLPGTYSLTAYSPEELFVRKYIMNEKPDVVINVIDASNLERNLYLTTQLIDMDIKVIIALNMYDELEQKGAVLKFKALAKMLGIPIIPTVSPKGTGIKKLFDKVINVYEDKDPIVRHIHVNYGKFVERSLARIQQEMKKDPKICTKTSPRFLSIKLLEGDKSARHLVQESDHHFNIKKTVKEEIQKIEKEFGEVCETVITDSKYGFIDGALKETYKESPIKRRRKTTIIDTFITHKLFSFPIFFVFMFLTFYATFNLGEYPMHWIDMGVNAFAGLIEQFMPEGPLKDLFVDGIIGGVGGVIVFLPNILILFFFISFMEDTGYMARAAFIMDKLMHKIGLHGKSFIPLIMGFGCNVPALMATRTLENRNDRILTMLITPFMSCSARLPIYILIIGTFFPENATLVLFGIYTFGIALAIIFAKVFKASFFRSKEAPFVMELPPYRLPTLKSTLIHMWNKGAQYLQKMGGVILLASILIWALGYFPREVNFSKDYDKMIIETSQEYDNQINNSQQNDETYTNQLLVEKKSEVLKLKNLKLEEKQQKSYIGQIGQFVAPAFHPLGFDWKMTVSILTGIAAKEVVVSTMGVLYQEGEGASETSEGLRTKLKEQKFIGSYRTGENVFSSLSALSFLLFILIYFPCVAVIVTIVKEANWKWAAFVVFYTTGLAWLVSFIIYQTGNLIL
- a CDS encoding DUF3276 family protein, which gives rise to MEGYEKKEGFEKHNRDEIYTEAVRAGKRTYFFDVKATKKNDYYLTITESKKRYDKEGNFSFEKHKIFLYKEDFDKFSGGLLGAIEFIKSANAEKENNEETFLDSEYMVPENILEGVESESFTNVEFEDLTE
- the nusB gene encoding transcription antitermination factor NusB — its product is MISRRLLRVKVLQILYAYYKNQDRTIAKAEKELFFSVGKAYDLYHYLLLLIVDVAFVSEKKIDKLRDKIVPSHEDLNPNTRFIDNAVIKQLANNIQLSSYSNTNTINWDDQEDYVRILREKLISSDLYQEYMNAPECTYARDKKFVEKFYTHIIAADEDFYGVMEEKSIYWNDEIEFIISMVARTIKGFTKDDDTHTSLMPLFKDRDDEEFMKTLFRKAIINHPEHQGLIEANTKNWDLERIAYMDILIMELALTEIKEFSSVPVKVSFNEYLEIAKFYSTANSSTFINGILDKMVQELKANGTVKKVGRGLIEGK